In a single window of the Delftia tsuruhatensis genome:
- a CDS encoding type II toxin-antitoxin system YhaV family toxin produces MQRHGWTLLFHDNLIEQMLKLRAAVLRAQERDPQGFANNANVKFFRALVQLIQEGVPSDPGRDEFRQGNTLGPAYRHWRRAKLGRRYRLFFRYDSKSKTIIYAWINDEHSLRSAGSQSDPYALFEKMLGRGNPPDDWDSLIAASQQGWQQRE; encoded by the coding sequence ATGCAACGGCATGGCTGGACACTGCTGTTTCATGACAACCTGATCGAGCAGATGCTGAAACTGCGCGCTGCCGTGTTGCGGGCGCAAGAGCGCGACCCGCAGGGGTTCGCCAACAACGCCAACGTCAAGTTCTTCCGGGCCTTGGTGCAGTTGATCCAAGAGGGGGTGCCAAGCGACCCAGGGCGTGACGAATTCCGCCAAGGCAACACCTTGGGGCCGGCGTACCGCCATTGGCGACGGGCCAAGCTGGGCAGGCGCTATCGTCTGTTTTTCCGCTATGACTCCAAGTCCAAGACCATCATCTATGCGTGGATCAACGACGAGCACAGCCTACGCTCGGCGGGCAGTCAATCCGACCCCTATGCGCTGTTCGAGAAGATGTTGGGCCGTGGCAACCCGCCCGATGATTGGGACAGCTTGATCGCCGCCAGCCAGCAAGGCTGGCAGCAACGCGAGTAG
- a CDS encoding type II toxin-antitoxin system PrlF family antitoxin: MSAIHEIATLTSKGQVTLPKAIRQALGVDTGSKLAFDLRDGEVVVTRADAEHEDPAIAAFLTVLARDIEAGRNIRGLPDELARSMLEHAGHKVSLDGDFDEDVEL; encoded by the coding sequence ATGTCCGCCATCCACGAAATCGCCACGCTGACCTCCAAAGGCCAGGTCACCCTGCCCAAGGCCATCCGCCAAGCCCTGGGCGTGGATACCGGCAGCAAACTGGCATTCGATCTGCGCGACGGCGAAGTGGTTGTCACTCGCGCCGATGCCGAGCACGAAGACCCGGCGATTGCCGCATTTTTGACCGTGTTGGCCCGCGATATCGAAGCAGGTCGCAACATTCGCGGTTTGCCAGATGAACTGGCGCGTAGCATGCTTGAACACGCTGGGCACAAGGTCAGCCTGGACGGCGACTTCGACGAGGACGTGGAGCTCTGA
- the mobH gene encoding MobH family relaxase translates to MFKLFFAKKSAIPALPPEPADLDHGLIPAETAATLLATPQRKRLLEHIWQRTSLSRQQFAGLYGAPLERYAELVQQFPASESHHHAYHGGMLDHGLEIVAYALKLRQSHLFPVGATAEDQAEQAEAWTAAAAYAALLHDIGKLAVDLHVEGADGHLWHPWHGPLRQPYRFRYREDREYRLHGAATGLLYTQLLDRQILDWLCRYPALWASLLYVLAGQYEHAGLLGELVVQADRASVAQALGGDPTRALAAPKQALQRKLIDGLRHLLKTELKLNQAGPSDGWLTQDALWLVSKTVADKLRAHLLGQGSDGIPSSNTTLFNVLQDHGMVQPTPDGKAIWRCTIVSDAGWSHGFTLLKLSPALIWAADERPEAFNGVVTVDTASDPVAEAPMAQPSPLGAPVEERAAWPLVTGEPGSPPKPDRAPDALVDDLLAMFERAPDRLAQAPSEPCLTPAPRPPVAEAQAAEGGEPHAEPFVDEHFVQWLALALQTRRLILNDAKALLHTVADTLFLVSPGLFQRYAQEHPHLAMQAKQEQLADWQWVQKRFEKLRLHRKQPNGLNIWTCEVTGPRKSRRVHGYLLDESKALGIELPAHNNPYLSLKA, encoded by the coding sequence ATGTTCAAACTGTTTTTTGCTAAAAAGTCCGCTATTCCCGCCTTGCCACCTGAGCCGGCCGACCTTGACCACGGCCTGATCCCTGCCGAGACGGCCGCAACCTTGCTAGCTACGCCGCAGCGCAAGCGCTTGCTGGAACACATCTGGCAGCGTACTTCGCTGTCCCGCCAGCAATTCGCCGGGCTATACGGCGCCCCTCTGGAGCGCTACGCTGAGCTGGTGCAGCAGTTTCCCGCCTCGGAAAGCCACCACCACGCCTACCACGGCGGCATGCTCGACCATGGCCTAGAAATCGTCGCGTACGCGCTCAAGTTGCGTCAGTCACACTTGTTCCCGGTCGGCGCGACCGCAGAAGATCAAGCCGAGCAAGCCGAAGCCTGGACGGCCGCCGCCGCCTATGCCGCGCTGCTGCACGACATTGGCAAGCTGGCGGTCGATCTGCATGTTGAAGGTGCCGATGGCCACCTCTGGCACCCGTGGCACGGTCCACTGCGTCAGCCCTATCGATTCCGCTACCGTGAAGATCGCGAATACCGGCTACACGGTGCGGCAACGGGGCTCCTGTACACCCAACTGCTGGATCGCCAAATCCTCGACTGGCTATGCCGCTATCCGGCCCTGTGGGCATCTTTGCTCTACGTGTTGGCCGGGCAGTACGAGCATGCTGGGCTGCTGGGGGAACTGGTGGTGCAGGCCGACCGCGCCTCCGTGGCCCAGGCGTTGGGCGGTGACCCCACGCGCGCGCTGGCGGCGCCCAAGCAGGCGTTGCAGCGCAAACTGATCGATGGCCTGCGCCATTTGCTGAAGACGGAACTCAAGTTGAACCAGGCCGGCCCCTCGGACGGCTGGCTGACTCAAGACGCCCTGTGGCTGGTGAGCAAGACCGTGGCCGACAAGCTGCGCGCTCATCTGCTGGGCCAGGGGAGCGACGGTATCCCGTCGAGCAACACGACGCTGTTCAATGTGTTGCAAGACCACGGGATGGTGCAGCCCACGCCGGATGGCAAAGCCATCTGGCGCTGCACCATCGTCAGCGACGCCGGCTGGTCCCATGGCTTTACCCTGCTGAAGCTGTCGCCAGCATTGATTTGGGCGGCCGACGAGCGGCCCGAAGCCTTCAACGGGGTGGTCACTGTGGACACCGCTAGCGATCCAGTCGCTGAAGCGCCGATGGCCCAGCCCAGCCCGCTCGGCGCGCCTGTAGAAGAGCGCGCCGCATGGCCGTTGGTCACGGGGGAGCCTGGATCGCCGCCCAAGCCCGACCGAGCGCCTGATGCCCTGGTGGACGATCTACTGGCGATGTTTGAGCGGGCACCTGATCGGTTAGCGCAAGCGCCGTCGGAGCCTTGCTTGACGCCAGCGCCGCGCCCTCCGGTTGCCGAAGCCCAGGCCGCCGAGGGGGGTGAGCCCCATGCCGAGCCGTTTGTGGATGAGCACTTTGTGCAGTGGTTGGCCCTGGCCCTGCAAACGCGCCGGTTGATCCTCAACGATGCCAAGGCGTTGCTGCATACGGTGGCGGACACGCTGTTTTTGGTCAGCCCTGGGCTGTTCCAGCGCTATGCCCAAGAGCACCCGCACCTCGCCATGCAGGCTAAGCAGGAGCAGTTGGCGGACTGGCAATGGGTGCAAAAGCGCTTTGAGAAACTGCGCTTGCACCGCAAGCAGCCTAATGGCCTGAATATCTGGACCTGTGAAGTCACGGGTCCAAGGAAATCGCGGCGCGTGCATGGCTATCTGCTCGATGAGTCCAAAGCATTGGGCATCGAGCTGCCGGCCCACAACAATCCGTACTTGAGCCTCAAAGCCTGA
- a CDS encoding SDR family NAD(P)-dependent oxidoreductase, protein MNSSSEKNALVIGGASGIGLAVTERLQAAGHRVRVADLNAAQLSQLGQRLGCETVPLDVRQPEQVAQTIAWAARDGALDIAINCAGIEGEIDFLVHQDDEMLKRVMDTNSLGLLYALKYEMRQMMRQGHGLICSVASIYGLSGQTRWAAYCASKHAVVGATKAAALEVAHLGIRVNAVAPGPILTPLLERATGGDIQRPANYVPMRSLGAANDIAQAITWLCSEEARYVTGAVLSVDGGVCAQTSTTPDFSQSQFRL, encoded by the coding sequence ATGAACTCCTCAAGCGAAAAAAATGCCCTGGTCATCGGCGGCGCGTCCGGCATTGGCCTGGCGGTCACCGAGCGCCTGCAAGCGGCCGGCCACCGGGTCCGCGTGGCCGACCTCAACGCCGCGCAGCTGAGCCAGCTTGGCCAGCGCTTGGGCTGCGAGACGGTGCCGCTCGACGTGCGCCAACCCGAACAAGTGGCCCAGACCATCGCGTGGGCCGCGCGCGACGGCGCCCTGGATATCGCCATCAACTGTGCGGGGATCGAGGGCGAGATCGATTTTCTGGTGCATCAAGACGACGAAATGCTCAAGCGGGTCATGGATACCAACAGCCTGGGACTGCTCTATGCGCTGAAGTACGAAATGCGCCAAATGATGCGCCAGGGCCATGGGCTGATCTGCTCGGTCGCGTCGATCTACGGCCTGTCGGGGCAAACCCGCTGGGCGGCTTACTGCGCATCCAAACATGCGGTGGTGGGGGCGACCAAGGCGGCGGCCCTGGAAGTGGCGCACCTGGGCATCCGGGTCAATGCGGTGGCGCCGGGGCCGATCCTCACGCCCCTCCTGGAGCGCGCCACGGGCGGCGATATCCAGCGCCCGGCGAACTATGTGCCAATGCGCAGTCTGGGGGCCGCGAACGACATTGCCCAAGCGATTACCTGGCTATGTTCTGAAGAGGCGCGCTACGTGACTGGCGCAGTGCTGTCGGTGGATGGCGGGGTCTGCGCACAAACCTCGACCACCCCGGATTTTTCCCAAAGCCAGTTCAGGCTTTGA
- a CDS encoding tripartite tricarboxylate transporter substrate-binding protein — MSLTRRLLLQSIASSLALSLASAQARALSPNDAVRVLAGFPAGGSVDLVSRRVADGMLGRFGKVQTVENRAGAGGRLAIEALRQAAPDGRTYLVCPSGMFTVYPHIYPSLNYSLNDVTPVGTLCNFGYAWAIGPGVPASVQSLADYVRWLKGARERQVYASPALGSQAHFIGSLFANAVGLPMTHVGYRGSAPAIQDLLGGQVPALSTTLPDLLGYLRDPRMRVLAVVAKQRSPFMPGVPTFGEQGFAALEIEPDYLAVFLPRAASGELVQQLAQALREALQVEQLQQGLRALGQEPGWKDATACTADLQRDLARWAPIVKATGFVAE, encoded by the coding sequence ATGTCGCTCACCCGCCGTCTATTGCTGCAAAGCATTGCCAGCTCGCTGGCCCTGAGCCTGGCCAGTGCCCAAGCACGCGCGCTATCACCCAATGATGCCGTGCGCGTGCTGGCCGGTTTTCCCGCGGGGGGCTCGGTCGATCTTGTCAGTCGGCGTGTGGCCGATGGCATGCTGGGGCGCTTCGGCAAAGTGCAAACGGTGGAGAACCGCGCCGGCGCTGGCGGTCGTCTGGCGATCGAAGCGCTGCGGCAAGCCGCGCCGGATGGTCGCACCTACCTGGTGTGCCCATCGGGGATGTTCACCGTGTACCCGCATATCTACCCGAGCCTGAACTACAGCCTCAACGACGTGACGCCGGTGGGCACGCTGTGCAACTTCGGCTATGCCTGGGCGATTGGCCCCGGCGTACCGGCCTCGGTGCAGTCTTTGGCCGACTACGTGCGCTGGCTGAAGGGCGCGCGCGAGCGGCAGGTCTACGCCTCGCCAGCTCTCGGGTCGCAGGCGCACTTCATCGGCAGCTTGTTCGCCAACGCTGTGGGCCTGCCGATGACCCATGTCGGCTATCGTGGTTCGGCCCCGGCGATCCAGGACTTGCTCGGCGGGCAGGTTCCCGCGCTCAGCACCACCTTGCCCGATTTGCTTGGCTATCTGCGTGACCCCCGCATGCGGGTGCTGGCGGTGGTCGCCAAGCAACGTTCGCCGTTTATGCCGGGCGTGCCAACCTTTGGCGAACAGGGGTTTGCCGCGCTTGAGATTGAGCCCGACTACCTGGCCGTATTCCTGCCCCGTGCGGCCTCCGGCGAACTGGTGCAGCAGCTCGCCCAGGCGCTGCGCGAAGCGTTGCAGGTCGAGCAACTCCAGCAGGGGTTGCGCGCCTTGGGGCAAGAACCCGGCTGGAAGGATGCCACGGCCTGCACCGCCGATTTGCAGCGCGACCTCGCGCGCTGGGCGCCGATCGTCAAGGCCACCGGCTTCGTGGCCGAGTAG
- a CDS encoding FAD-dependent oxidoreductase — MFNPAEKFDVIVVGSGASGLTAALTAARLGAKVCLLERDAVLGGTTALSGGWMWIPNNHLARELGRADSLEDARAYLQAECGAYFDEARVEAFLRHGPRMLEYLAREVGIELLLGEFPDYHPLVAGSSAGARSLCAAPFDAKQLGTDRKLLRPPLRTMTLFGLPVMAGKDLHHFYNATRSWRSASYVVQRLLRYGHDLLRYGANTRLVNGTALVAHLYRAARAAGVDIRVSTPVTGLVQEASRVSGVRVAGQAGTLLAERGVILACGGFSHDANRRQLLYPHERMTPGHYSPVPASIDGAGMRLAVEASGVLEDNYPHAAAWAPVSLVPQGDGGTELFVHFVDRPKPGFIAVTRAGHRFVNEANSYHDFIAALLSLSPEPGTEAFLLCDHPTLRKYGMGAVKPAPFPIRKWLRNGYLQQANTLGELARRLGIDGAALDDTVQHYNLGAIEGRDRQFGKGENVYNRYLGDPQHQPNPNVGPLRTPPYYAVRLVPGDLGTYATLRTDARARVLRAEGTAVDGLYAVGNDMASIMGGAYPGPGITLGPGMTFGFIAAHDAITPDPH; from the coding sequence ATGTTCAATCCGGCTGAAAAATTCGATGTGATCGTTGTCGGGTCGGGCGCCAGTGGCCTGACCGCGGCGCTGACCGCCGCGCGCCTGGGCGCCAAGGTTTGCCTGTTGGAGCGCGACGCTGTGCTCGGCGGGACCACGGCGCTGTCGGGCGGCTGGATGTGGATACCCAACAACCACTTGGCCCGCGAACTGGGGCGTGCCGACTCCCTGGAGGACGCGCGGGCCTACCTACAGGCCGAGTGCGGCGCCTATTTCGACGAGGCGCGGGTTGAGGCGTTTCTGCGCCATGGACCACGGATGCTGGAGTACTTGGCCCGCGAAGTCGGCATCGAGTTGCTCCTGGGCGAATTCCCGGACTATCACCCGCTGGTTGCGGGCAGCAGCGCGGGGGCGCGCAGCCTTTGCGCGGCGCCCTTCGACGCCAAACAACTGGGTACGGACCGCAAGCTATTGCGCCCTCCTCTACGGACCATGACCCTGTTTGGCTTGCCCGTGATGGCCGGCAAAGACCTGCACCACTTCTACAACGCCACCCGCTCCTGGCGTTCGGCGAGCTACGTGGTGCAGCGGCTGTTGCGCTACGGCCATGATCTGCTGCGCTACGGCGCCAACACCCGGCTGGTCAACGGCACCGCGCTGGTCGCCCATCTGTACCGCGCCGCACGGGCCGCTGGAGTGGACATTCGCGTGAGCACCCCGGTGACCGGGCTTGTGCAGGAGGCCAGCCGGGTCAGCGGGGTGCGGGTCGCGGGGCAAGCTGGGACCCTGCTGGCAGAACGCGGGGTCATTCTGGCCTGCGGTGGTTTCTCCCACGACGCCAACCGCCGCCAATTGCTTTATCCGCACGAGCGCATGACCCCTGGCCACTATTCGCCGGTGCCCGCCAGCATAGACGGCGCGGGGATGCGCCTGGCCGTCGAGGCAAGCGGCGTATTGGAGGACAACTACCCCCACGCCGCCGCTTGGGCGCCGGTTTCGTTGGTGCCCCAGGGCGATGGAGGCACAGAGCTGTTCGTGCATTTTGTCGACCGCCCCAAACCGGGCTTTATCGCCGTCACCCGCGCTGGCCACCGCTTCGTCAATGAAGCGAACTCCTACCACGACTTCATCGCTGCGCTGCTCTCACTCTCACCCGAGCCAGGGACCGAAGCGTTCTTGCTGTGTGATCACCCGACGTTACGCAAGTACGGCATGGGCGCGGTGAAGCCCGCACCGTTCCCTATTCGCAAATGGCTGCGCAATGGCTACCTGCAACAAGCCAATACCCTCGGCGAGCTGGCCCGCCGCTTGGGTATCGACGGCGCCGCCTTGGACGACACGGTGCAGCACTACAACTTGGGCGCGATAGAGGGCCGCGACCGGCAATTCGGCAAGGGCGAAAACGTCTACAACCGCTATCTCGGAGATCCACAACATCAGCCAAACCCGAACGTCGGGCCGCTGCGCACACCACCGTACTACGCGGTGCGCCTGGTTCCCGGCGACCTCGGCACCTACGCCACGCTGCGTACCGATGCGCGAGCGCGCGTGCTGCGCGCCGAAGGCACGGCAGTGGATGGCCTCTATGCAGTGGGCAACGACATGGCTTCGATCATGGGCGGGGCTTACCCCGGTCCGGGCATCACCCTGGGGCCGGGTATGACCTTCGGCTTTATCGCCGCGCACGACGCCATCACCCCAGACCCACACTGA
- a CDS encoding AraC family transcriptional regulator — translation MGNVFWCDVAQQDFRLKPHFHDTYAFGFIDHGTSRYDCGAHRLETNPSTAFLINPGEVHSAFPASDVPISYTTFHVPVDYVRQLTGAAFDRAFTSYVNANPLLLSAMREAAACFGTHEQELAVESMLAQVLPEFIGDRPLVATAGLHIPGLKRARELLDSDDNVTLLELAEAAHMERAHFIRQFRRYFGLPPHQMRLQMRVIAARKRLFAGEPGGHVATATGFSDQSHLIRSWRAIYAAAPSQMKKVTIVQYD, via the coding sequence ATGGGCAACGTGTTCTGGTGTGATGTCGCGCAGCAAGACTTTCGCTTGAAGCCGCACTTTCACGATACCTACGCCTTTGGCTTCATCGACCACGGCACGAGCCGCTACGACTGCGGCGCGCACCGCTTGGAGACCAATCCATCCACGGCCTTTCTGATCAACCCCGGCGAGGTCCATTCAGCGTTTCCGGCCAGTGACGTACCGATCTCATACACCACGTTCCACGTGCCCGTGGACTATGTTCGCCAATTGACCGGGGCCGCTTTTGATCGGGCATTCACCAGCTACGTGAACGCCAACCCGCTGCTGCTCTCGGCCATGCGCGAAGCCGCCGCCTGTTTCGGTACGCACGAGCAAGAGCTGGCGGTGGAAAGCATGCTGGCGCAGGTGCTGCCCGAGTTCATCGGCGATAGGCCGCTGGTTGCCACGGCCGGCTTGCACATACCGGGGCTCAAACGTGCGCGGGAGTTGCTGGACAGCGACGACAACGTGACGTTGCTGGAATTGGCCGAGGCTGCACACATGGAACGTGCGCATTTCATCCGCCAGTTTCGGCGCTACTTTGGCCTGCCGCCCCATCAGATGCGCCTGCAAATGCGCGTGATCGCGGCGCGCAAGCGCCTGTTCGCCGGTGAGCCAGGAGGGCATGTCGCGACAGCAACTGGCTTCAGTGATCAGAGTCACCTGATTCGCAGCTGGCGCGCCATCTATGCGGCGGCTCCGTCGCAGATGAAGAAAGTCACTATTGTTCAATACGACTGA
- a CDS encoding MFS transporter → MRSDDSPKKVKPNTANQQPSQLGLIIGVVAIGVEGLLLSPILDDVATAFAMGSTQVGWAVAVYGLSLAVTAPAVGFLGNRVPRKNTMLCGLWLFVCAGLLCAFSLGFWQLLLGRALCGAAAGAFLPACYAFVGDSTAYADRGRAMGRVMAGWSIALIAGIPLSSVIAQVWGWRSSFVVVAALGALAACLVARLGQESVSSSDATLPAGAALLAQMCASTAPKLLAVNFFNMLSFYGVYTYLGLTVRERLGVGSGWAGFFVLCYGLGLLLATLNARLIDRVGKGKVSLWALVLLAGVLLALDSATHHPALLALCMLAWGTLQGLVQTSTATLVSQTAQRARGFTMACLSCTTYLAVAVGSAVGAWTLAGYGFGALTLSATLCGALACLLLWSTLRTPGMES, encoded by the coding sequence ATGCGGTCTGATGATTCCCCAAAAAAGGTGAAACCCAATACGGCAAATCAGCAACCCTCTCAATTAGGGTTGATTATTGGCGTCGTGGCCATCGGTGTCGAAGGGCTGTTGTTGTCGCCGATTCTTGACGATGTGGCCACGGCATTCGCTATGGGCTCGACACAAGTCGGCTGGGCGGTAGCGGTGTATGGGCTGAGCCTGGCCGTAACCGCGCCGGCTGTTGGTTTCCTTGGCAATCGTGTGCCGCGCAAAAACACGATGCTCTGTGGACTTTGGCTGTTTGTGTGTGCCGGGCTGCTGTGTGCGTTCTCCCTGGGTTTTTGGCAACTGCTCCTCGGACGGGCGTTGTGCGGCGCGGCGGCCGGGGCATTTCTGCCCGCCTGCTACGCGTTCGTGGGAGACAGCACGGCCTACGCGGACCGTGGGCGCGCAATGGGGCGGGTCATGGCGGGTTGGTCCATCGCCCTGATTGCCGGCATTCCCCTGAGCAGTGTGATCGCGCAGGTTTGGGGCTGGCGTTCGAGCTTTGTGGTGGTCGCGGCCTTGGGTGCGCTGGCCGCCTGCTTGGTCGCACGTCTGGGTCAGGAGTCCGTGTCGTCATCAGACGCCACCTTGCCCGCGGGCGCCGCTTTGCTGGCACAGATGTGCGCCAGCACCGCCCCCAAATTGCTGGCGGTGAATTTTTTCAACATGTTGAGTTTCTACGGCGTCTACACCTACCTCGGTCTCACGGTGCGCGAGCGGCTGGGCGTGGGTAGCGGGTGGGCAGGTTTTTTTGTGCTGTGCTACGGCCTGGGTCTGTTGCTCGCCACACTGAACGCTCGGCTGATTGACCGTGTTGGTAAAGGCAAGGTGTCGTTGTGGGCGTTGGTGCTGTTGGCGGGCGTGCTGCTGGCGCTCGACTCCGCGACGCATCACCCCGCGCTGTTGGCCTTGTGCATGCTGGCCTGGGGCACATTGCAGGGCTTGGTGCAGACCAGCACGGCGACCTTGGTTTCGCAAACGGCGCAACGCGCCAGGGGTTTCACTATGGCTTGTCTGAGCTGCACGACCTATCTTGCAGTGGCGGTGGGCTCAGCGGTGGGCGCCTGGACATTGGCTGGCTACGGGTTTGGGGCGCTCACGTTGTCGGCAACCTTGTGCGGGGCGCTGGCGTGCTTGCTGTTGTGGAGCACGCTGAGAACGCCTGGAATGGAGTCTTAG
- a CDS encoding SOS response-associated peptidase has translation MLPTVLAGHLQETVICNRYTTPRAIEIERAWHVGRQAPNRWWDEAVFPGGTGVFIRRHRDDPGYSRELVAGQWGLIPFYAKEPRQRYAMNNARSEELANKVSFRDVWKRGQRCIIPASSFDEPYWGPYDQPFSRCQWWRFTSADGQPWGLAGIWAQWEDRASGQLYESYSMLTINADGHELMGKMHKNVLDPSTKKPLPLEQQDKRSVIPIAQDDVDQWLAGTLSEATQLLRVAPAAVFSAGPAS, from the coding sequence GTGCTTCCGACTGTGTTGGCGGGTCATCTTCAGGAGACTGTCATCTGCAACAGGTACACCACCCCGCGCGCGATTGAGATCGAGCGCGCTTGGCACGTAGGCCGGCAAGCGCCCAACCGCTGGTGGGATGAAGCAGTGTTTCCCGGTGGAACAGGGGTGTTCATCCGCCGCCACAGGGATGACCCAGGCTACTCGCGCGAACTCGTGGCCGGGCAATGGGGGCTGATCCCGTTCTACGCCAAAGAACCCCGCCAGCGCTACGCAATGAACAACGCACGATCCGAGGAGCTGGCAAACAAGGTCAGCTTCCGTGACGTCTGGAAGCGCGGGCAGCGCTGCATCATCCCCGCCTCCAGCTTCGATGAACCCTACTGGGGGCCGTACGACCAGCCGTTCAGCCGCTGCCAATGGTGGCGCTTCACAAGCGCGGACGGCCAGCCCTGGGGCCTTGCGGGAATCTGGGCGCAGTGGGAAGACCGCGCCAGCGGCCAGCTCTACGAGTCATATTCGATGCTGACCATCAACGCCGATGGCCACGAACTGATGGGCAAGATGCACAAGAACGTCCTAGACCCCAGCACCAAGAAGCCTCTGCCCCTGGAGCAGCAAGACAAACGCAGCGTCATCCCCATTGCCCAGGATGATGTCGATCAATGGCTGGCAGGCACCCTATCCGAAGCCACCCAACTGCTACGTGTGGCGCCAGCGGCCGTCTTCAGCGCTGGTCCCGCGTCCTGA
- a CDS encoding thermonuclease family protein, which translates to MIAATLLCLIVGVSDGDTLTARCGEPGQYQQVKVRLGGIDAPEERQPFGARSRQALSDLTFGQMAELRCNKIDRYKRHVCAVWVAPSSAPEGPRTLDAGHALLTLGLAWWYRAYAREQSAQERGQYAFSEQEAKAKGVGLWADPAPVPPWEWRKALRTRDQR; encoded by the coding sequence ATGATTGCAGCAACTCTCTTGTGTCTCATCGTCGGTGTCTCTGACGGCGACACCCTCACTGCGCGTTGTGGCGAGCCTGGCCAATATCAACAGGTCAAGGTGCGCCTGGGTGGCATCGACGCCCCCGAGGAACGGCAGCCGTTCGGTGCGCGCTCGCGGCAAGCGCTGAGCGATCTGACCTTTGGGCAAATGGCGGAGCTACGGTGCAACAAGATTGATCGGTACAAGCGCCATGTCTGTGCCGTGTGGGTCGCTCCGTCTTCCGCGCCAGAAGGGCCGCGCACCCTGGATGCCGGCCATGCGTTGCTGACACTCGGCCTTGCATGGTGGTACAGAGCGTATGCGCGTGAGCAGTCGGCACAGGAGCGCGGGCAGTACGCGTTTTCCGAGCAGGAGGCGAAGGCCAAAGGTGTTGGCCTGTGGGCCGATCCCGCGCCAGTACCGCCCTGGGAGTGGCGCAAGGCGCTCAGGACGCGGGACCAGCGCTGA
- a CDS encoding LysR family transcriptional regulator, protein MTSLYKLSADDLEVVLTLTRFNTLSSAAERLGCDGSTVFRSLQRIERGMQQRLFARSRTGYLPTELALSLIEHAEQIEAQMEAARSVAQTTSTGVAGTVRISTTDTLLRGLVVPALQPLEALHPQLVFELHASNELTSLARRDADIAVRATRRPPADLVGKKVGPIQVALFAAKRRTQQIRYEDVERGSVRWICPDDALPDHPSVLWRKKHFPKAAIHYKVNSFLSVLDLVALGLGVGMLPVFLARGRADVVQISEPIEACETELWLLTHRESRHLRRVATVFRHLSTALEL, encoded by the coding sequence ATGACGAGTCTCTACAAACTCAGCGCCGACGATCTGGAAGTCGTTCTGACCCTGACCCGCTTCAACACCTTGTCGTCGGCGGCCGAGCGCCTGGGTTGTGATGGCTCCACGGTCTTCCGCAGCCTGCAACGGATCGAGCGCGGCATGCAGCAGCGCCTCTTCGCGCGTTCGCGTACCGGCTACCTGCCGACCGAACTGGCGTTGTCCTTGATCGAGCATGCCGAGCAGATCGAGGCCCAGATGGAGGCAGCGCGCTCGGTGGCGCAGACCACCTCGACAGGCGTGGCGGGTACGGTGCGAATCTCGACCACCGATACCCTGCTGCGAGGGCTGGTCGTGCCGGCATTGCAGCCGCTGGAAGCCCTGCATCCTCAACTGGTGTTCGAGCTGCATGCCAGCAATGAACTCACCAGTCTTGCACGCCGCGACGCCGATATCGCCGTTCGCGCCACCCGACGACCGCCTGCCGATCTGGTTGGAAAAAAGGTCGGCCCCATACAAGTGGCGCTGTTCGCGGCCAAGCGACGCACCCAGCAAATTCGCTACGAGGATGTGGAGCGGGGCAGCGTGCGCTGGATTTGCCCCGATGACGCCCTGCCTGATCACCCCTCCGTCCTCTGGCGCAAAAAACACTTCCCCAAGGCGGCGATTCACTACAAGGTCAACAGCTTTCTGTCCGTGCTCGACCTGGTGGCGCTCGGCCTGGGTGTGGGCATGCTGCCGGTATTTCTGGCCCGTGGACGCGCCGACGTGGTGCAAATTTCCGAGCCCATCGAGGCTTGCGAGACGGAGCTGTGGTTGCTCACCCATCGCGAGTCGCGCCACCTGCGGCGCGTCGCCACCGTCTTCAGACACCTGAGCACAGCGTTGGAACTGTGA
- a CDS encoding DoxX family protein, translating to MEHSRRRHDGADYGILLLRIALGIMWIAHALLKWVVFSLPGTAEFFRSVGLPGFTAYPVFAVELIGGLALVLGIYARQAALLLVPVIAVAAWVHVPNGWLHTNTGGGWEYPVFLIVTSLSLWLLGDGAWSLRRASWLTLQHAAPKGMS from the coding sequence ATGGAACACAGCAGAAGACGGCATGACGGCGCGGATTACGGAATATTGCTGCTGCGCATTGCGCTGGGCATCATGTGGATCGCACACGCTTTGCTCAAGTGGGTGGTCTTCTCGCTGCCTGGCACGGCTGAATTTTTCCGCAGCGTAGGGTTGCCTGGTTTTACTGCCTACCCGGTGTTCGCGGTGGAGTTGATCGGCGGGCTGGCGCTGGTGCTGGGCATCTATGCGCGCCAGGCGGCCCTGCTGCTGGTGCCGGTCATAGCAGTCGCTGCCTGGGTGCATGTGCCCAACGGCTGGCTGCACACGAATACGGGCGGCGGCTGGGAATATCCCGTTTTCCTCATCGTCACATCCCTGTCGCTGTGGCTGCTGGGCGATGGGGCCTGGTCTTTGCGCCGTGCCAGTTGGCTGACCTTGCAGCATGCCGCGCCGAAAGGAATGTCATGA